One Callithrix jacchus isolate 240 chromosome 4, calJac240_pri, whole genome shotgun sequence genomic window, CTAGGTACCCCAGCCCCATGCCCCCACTGCCACAGGGCAGTAGACATTCCACCACTTCCTGCCTTGACTGGAAGGCAGATCATGTCCTTGATGGGTTACTGCCAGCTCTTGGGTTAACTGAAAAAAAGAGAGGCAAGGcccagggcaggaggaggagggatgagCAAGAGCAGAGAATGGAAGCCTCCAGAGGGAGATTTGGGCATGAAGGGCCTCTTTGACTCCCAGGAAAGATAGTGATGGGAGTTGGGAACCAGTGTGCCAGACCCTGGGACTGGGGTGTCCATGGGTACTTGGTGGAGGTGGCAATTGGGCAGGACAGAGCACAAATAAGACTCTATGTCTTACAGGTGGGGCAGTGGCCCAGCAGGTCCCAGTGCAGGCCATTCAAGTGCACCAGGCTCCACAGCAAGCGTCTCCCTCCCGTGACAGCAGCACAGACCTCACGCAGACCTCCTCCAGCGGGACAGGTATAGCTCATAGCCCTGtcaccctccctgcctgcctcccccatGACGCCTAGTAGTAGGTGCCAGCAGTAACCCTTTTGTAGCTAAAGTCAAGGGATTTCTTAAAGTGGAGATTGAGGCTTTTGGCTTAATAATTATGGGAAAGTCAGGTGAGGATGACTGGGTTTTGAATCCTGCCCTGCAGTGGGCCCATGGATTCCAGGAGAAATTTAGGAGCTACCTTCTCATTCAGATGAGGAGCCAGAGGCCTAGAAATAAGTTACTTGCTCAATGACACATTTGCTTAATTATCGGGAAGGACTTAGCAATTTTCTCTTTGTGCTAGGGTCTTATAGGTTTTGAATAGCTACAATTACCCTCATATATCTCTAGACATTTCAGAAATGATGAGATACTCTTAAAATAAGGTTAATTTTAAGTTCTTGTTATTTATAACCTTATAACTCGAAGTGTGGCCTATGGACTGGGAACACCAGCATTACCTGGGAGCTTGTTGGAAATACAGAATCTTGAGTCTCACCctaaacctactgaatcagaatctgtgtTTTATCAAGATTCCCATGTAATGCACATTAGCATTTGAGATGTGCTGGTTTGACAGATGAATTTGTTAGCTGTGCATTAAGAAGGAGGGAGAAtgagaacaaataaaaatgagatgttAGAGCTCCCTAAAAGGGGAGTATCTGAGTTTCCTGAGAGTAGGTTAGTCATAATCTTTGTTTTTCCCAAGATTTGGGACTTAGAGCATTCAGCAGATAGACAGTTGAATAGTACAATGTGATAGGATACAATTAAAGATTGATGTTGTTGTGTtcaagaaaaaatagacttttttaaGTTGATGATGGAGCAGAGGAATAGTTGTTTCTAGCTTCTGGCCTTGGAAATGGCAAGAGGGCTCTGGAGGCCTGGAATTCCTAGGGGTGGAATGGGAGGTATCAGTAGGGACCAGTATTGAGCTGACATGTTTGTGTTTACCAGTGACGCTGCCCGCCACCATCATGACGTCATCTGTGCCCACAACTGTGGGTGGCCACATGATGTACCCTAGCCCGCATGCGGTGATGTATGCTCCCACCTCGGGCCTGGCTGATGGCAGCCTCACCGTGCTGAATGCCTTCTCCCAGGCACCATCCACCATGCAGGTGTCCCACAGCCAGGTCCAGGAACCAGGTGAGTAGAGGAGCAGGGCTCAGGAAAGGAGGATCATTTCCTTCCttatacacacacgcatactcacacatacacacatgcactgaTGCCTACAAATATTTCTACCCAAATACAACACAGACTTAGATGCTCACACATACATTTGGACACCCATGCACACTTGGATGCTCACACCCACATGCACCCTCAGACACACTGGCACCCTCTCCCTTTGGCACTTCCATCTGACACTCCCCCCATCACTTGTGCATTTGTTACCACTCCTCCAATATCAGGAAGTTTCAACAAACAGTTGAGTATCTCCTGTGGTTTTCCAATGTAGGTGGTGTCCCCCAGGTGTTCCTGACAGCGTCATCTGGGACAGTGCAGATCCCTGTTTCAGCAGTTCAGCTCCACCAGGTAGGTGGGGATACCTGTCACCCCATCCCAGATAGCCAATTCTTTGTCTAGACTTTGGGGGACCCTGTTACCAGTTTATCAAAGCTGAAATCCCTAGCCCAGAAGCCCATCTGCTTTTCTGCGCAGGCCTTGGTTGGCAGGCAGGGGAGCTGGGGGAGCCTGAGCTGTCTGGCCGGTCCCTGCCTCTCCTCATACACCCCCTTCCCTCCAGATGGCTGTGATAGGGCAGCAGGCCGGGAGCAGCAGCAACCTCACCGAGCTACAGGTGGTGAACCTGGACACCGCCCACAGCACCAAGAGTGAATGATCCGCCCGCCGCCCTGGACAGATGGCCAAGGGATGGCACCACTTATTTATTGTTGCCTTTTCACGTTTTCTTTACACACATGTTGACGGGCCGCGGGAGGAAGGCGGGGAGGAGGAGCGGGCAGGCAGCCACAGGACTGAGCCCTCTCACTCCAGCCAAAGAAATGGGCCTGTCTGCCTCCACCcgtcctccctcagcctccccttcTTCCCGCCCCACCTCCCGTTTGTGTTGCTGGAGGGGCCGTCCTCCTTCCTGGGACCCCCCTTGCCAGCTTGGCTCGATGTTTGCCATGAGTATTAGCTTACCCAATGGGACCGTGCCCCACCTCCCCACACACAGGCCTTCtgtggggctgggcactgtgtcCTCCCCTGAGGAAGCAGTTGGGGCCTTCTTGCCAGCCTCCTCGCTGACCCCAGGTGAGCCCTGTGTCTGCCACAGGCTGGGTCAAAagagccctgcccctgcctctcgGGGGGCCAGCTGGGGAGACAGGGGCTTCTTCCCTCACACCGCTGCCCTCTGCCCcttcagctcctgagtagctgggcctgtGCACTGGGCAGGTTCCTGGGGCCgcctgccctgccttgccactCCCCTTGGACTTCCAGGGGCTCCTGGGTTGGAGGGAACCACCAGCGTTCCCTTCTTCCCCTCGTCTTCCCCCCTCTCCTCCCAGCTGCTTTACTTAAAGTtgattttgaactttttatttgAGGAGACGAAGTGaaaacaaatctataaatatatatttttaaaatatttaacttttttttatggCGTTTTTCTCGTCCCCCTCCCTGCCCAAACTCCCCTTCCCTGGGGAGCCTTTGGGCTCCCCAGAACTGGCTGGGCCCCTGGGGACAGAGCCACCCCACAAGCTTGGGGTCTGCCAGTGTGTAGGGGAGATTCTGGGTTTGCCCAGTCCTGGGTTGTTTCCAGGAGAAAGCGGGGGGAGGGGCCCTCAGGCCATGCCCCAACGGGGTGGGGAGGGTGACCTACAGCTCTGGGCCTCTTTTTGCCCTTTAGGGCTGTTgctagggagagggaagagggagaccAAATGtcggggtggggtgggagggtgtCAGGCAGAGGCAACTGACTTCATTTGTGCCACACGCATGGGCATTGCAGCCTTGTGCTTCCCCAGGCCTGTAGCTGCCTGGGGcccaagttgcagtgagcagggtgGGGTCTGGGAGGGGGTGAGAGGCAGGAATGGGGGTCAGAAGAAGTGGGAGCAGCTCTTGGGCTGAATGCAGCCAAAGGGGAGCCAGAAATGGGCAGCTCTCCCAGGGAGTGAGCAGctactgtaacttttttaaattaagacaaaaagccttgaagaaaatgactttatttttctaagtgtAACCTCAGTATTTATGTAATTTGTACAGGGGCTATGCCCCACCTCCCTCTTCCCCCTTTGGGGTAGATCTTGAGGGTGGGCAGCATAGGGGGGAGGGTCTTTTCCCTGTGTCAGAGCCTACCTTCGCCACCTATATCCAGAAAGGGAGCTTTTTCAGAAACAGGGCAGCAGTGGGGTGAAATTTTCTTAACCCCTACGACTGCCTTCAGTAGGAACAAGCTGGCTTCTGTGATTAGGTGAAGGGGTGGGGGAAGATTTTACGCACAGCCTAGTTATCAAGGGGATGATTTGCCTACATGTTTGAGAACCCCCTAACCTCTAACCCTCATTGCTGTCTTGCCCCAATTTGGGGTGCCAAGATGGAAGTCACCTTTCTGGGCTTTCTCCTGGAGATAGCTGGGGCTTATGGGTGGCTTTCAAGGCTGGGGCATGGCAAATCAGGGGCCAGAGAGCAGGGGAGCTTGGGACTCAGGTCTGTAACTGCCCAGCCCCTTTGCTCTGCTCTTGTTTCACtccaccaccactcactcactccctaCTCCCCCACCCATGGGAGGAGACCTTTGATGaatttttcctctccttcccacAAAAGACAGACCCAGCGAGTGAATCAGGCAAAGTGCTTATAATGGGTGTTGTGTGAGTGTGGCCTTGGGAGAACATGCGTGTGTCAGGGATGAGTTGAGGTGGCATTTTTATGTGCAGCGATCCTTGGTGTTTCCCTTCCTCGGTGGctctggggtatgtgtgtgtgtgtgtgtgtgtgaatgtgagtgtgtatgtCAGTGGTTTCTACTTCCCCTGGGATGCTGACCCAGGAATAGTGGACATGGTCACAGTCCTATGTACAGAGCtttcttttgtattaaaaaaatactctttCAATAAATGTATCATTTTTGTGCACAGACTGTGGGGTCTTTGGCTCTATTTTTCTACTTAGGGAGGGAGGGGGGTATGACTGCAAGGCAAACTCCTAAAATTGCTGCTCTGAGTAGCAATCCGGGCTGCTTGGTGAGAACGGTAATGCTAACGTGTGCTTTGGGCTGTTGAATTCTATACGATTTAATTTAAGGAACATTTTGCGGGGTCGAGGATCTTCTTCCCATGCGTGGCTTTGTTAGGTGTTAAGGCCAACGCATAGGAGTAATTTTAACTAATAGGAAAAGTGACACAACTAATCCAAAGCCTTGCTCAAGGGTGTGGGAAACTCATGGGCACGTGACCTACTGAAAAGTCATAGGACAGCCTTAAGGTGGGAGTGTGGGATACTGTGTTTCCTCTGAATGATCTCTGTGTTGGGAAAGGGAGGATTAGGAGGGCAACCCAGTGAAGCGAAGCGGGGGTTCACAGTTGACTGGATGGAAAGACCTTCCTGCTGCAGAGAGAGGAGCAACGTGATCTCGATCCGGGGCTCCGCCGGTAGCGCGCCCCCACGCCCCTCTCCCCGTGCAGTCGCCTGCGGTAGCACGCATGCTCGACTCACGAGCTGTTCCGCCACGCTCGGCGTGGGCCGCGGTGGGACCCGTAGGTACCCGGCCGTGCGTGCACTCGCCGTGTGACCCGGAAGGGAGCTCTGAGGAGGCGGGGCCAGGACGGCGGGACCAGCTGCTGGGTCCCGGCGAGGGCTGAGCCGGGCGGTGGGAGGTGAGAGGAGAGTTCTGCGCGGACCCGGACCCTCCCCTTCTTCTGTCCCCTCCCCTTCTTCTGTCCCCTCCCCGGTTCTTTAGCCACTGTCAGTAGGGCTGACGAAGGGAACCAGATCTAGCTCTCTgagatttactgtttttttttcggCTTCCTTGGACCGCTCCCCCAACTCTCCTCACCCCGCTCCCCAAACCCGGTCCCTCTGCAATGCTggcctcctccacctccccacgGCTCAGCAAGCTTGGGCTTGACCTTGCCATCTGCTGGTCCTATCCCTGCGTCCAGACCTCACCCCACACCTTAGTTTATTGTTGCTCTTCTAGGCCTACGTTACACCCCCACCTCTTCCTATCCGATTCTTTTACTTCCCTCTGCTGGTAATCAGTTGCCCGCTGGCAGGTCGCTGGTTACCATCCAGGCCTGCCCCACATCCTAATTGGGCCCCTGTCTCCATTGAGGTCCacatccttctttctccttcctcttctactCTCATCTTCCGTCCCTGTACACCAACATGACCCCTGCCCTGACCACCATGTCTTCATCTGGGTTTACCTTTTCATTCttattccattttctgttgcCCCTGTATTGCTTCATATCACGCGTATCTTTCCTGATCATTCCACTCCCATTTACAATCAGTTTTAAtaactttgcatttatttgatggCTCTCCTACCTCCTCCATCTAAGAAGTATGTGCTACATGCTGTTCCAAGTGCTTTATATACATGATCTTATTAAATTCATGAAATTTAATAAGCTATGAATATTACCATcttgcagaagagaaaacaagctcagaggttaagtaacttgttccaAACTATGCAGACAGTGAGACAAAGAGCCAGAATTCAGAGTCACATTTATCTGACTCTGAAATCTCTGAATATTGCTTCTCTCCTGACCTCATTCCCTACCCCTAACCTCATGATTACCACCTCTATCTTATCTACCTGACTTACTTAGATCCTTACCATACAGCATAAGTGCAGGGTGGGACCTGGTTGTCTTTCCCATAATTTTGTCTGGTCCCTAGGCCCCTCCCCCTTTCACAAGACTCAAATACACTTTTC contains:
- the SRF gene encoding serum response factor isoform X3, with amino-acid sequence MITSETGKALIQTCLNSPDSPPRSDPTTDQRMSATGFEETDLTYQVSESDSSGETKDTLKPAFTVTNLPGTTSTIQTAPSTSTTMQVSSGPSFPITNYLAPVSASVSPSAVGSANGTVLKSTGSGPVSSGGLMQLPTSFTLMPGGAVAQQVPVQAIQVHQAPQQASPSRDSSTDLTQTSSSGTVTLPATIMTSSVPTTVGGHMMYPSPHAVMYAPTSGLADGSLTVLNAFSQAPSTMQVSHSQVQEPGGVPQVFLTASSGTVQIPVSAVQLHQMAVIGQQAGSSSNLTELQVVNLDTAHSTKSE